The following are encoded together in the Candidatus Tumulicola sp. genome:
- a CDS encoding sugar phosphate isomerase/epimerase family protein encodes MGESVGCFGVSEFTTWPWSFERDIERYRAHGVAAIEICEFKLDREDYAPQLERIHQVGLDVSSVQSTVHSLFPDSLAPTPTNPDDRVVHMKTAIDRIAEHVPEQTPFVVITGAAPGGNTEAVYQRALHAFAELADFAAERRMRLAYEPLNPVLFNSDTALWGLDSALELVRAIDHPALGLCVDTWNVFQTPNLYDVISAAADRTFLVQISDWRRPRSGADRISLGHGTIDNVAIVKAVRAAGYGRPYVLEIFSSESLPDSIWKADLDEVIESNVRQFGRIWEASQE; translated from the coding sequence ATGGGGGAGTCCGTCGGCTGCTTTGGCGTGAGCGAGTTCACGACGTGGCCCTGGTCGTTCGAACGCGACATCGAACGCTACCGCGCTCACGGGGTCGCTGCCATAGAGATATGTGAATTCAAGCTCGATCGCGAAGACTACGCTCCGCAACTCGAGCGCATCCACCAAGTGGGGCTCGATGTGAGCTCCGTGCAATCGACCGTGCACTCACTGTTCCCCGATAGTCTGGCACCCACGCCGACGAATCCGGACGATCGGGTCGTTCACATGAAAACCGCGATCGACCGAATCGCCGAGCATGTGCCCGAGCAAACCCCGTTCGTCGTCATCACCGGGGCGGCGCCCGGAGGCAATACTGAGGCCGTGTACCAACGCGCGCTGCACGCCTTCGCGGAGTTAGCCGACTTCGCTGCCGAACGGCGCATGCGCTTGGCATACGAACCTCTTAATCCGGTACTGTTCAATTCGGACACCGCGCTGTGGGGCTTGGATAGCGCGCTCGAGCTCGTGCGCGCGATCGACCATCCAGCCCTTGGGCTGTGCGTCGACACCTGGAACGTTTTTCAAACTCCCAACCTGTACGACGTCATTTCTGCCGCAGCGGACCGAACGTTTCTCGTGCAGATCAGCGACTGGCGGCGTCCGCGCTCCGGCGCGGACCGCATCAGCCTGGGTCACGGCACGATCGATAATGTGGCGATCGTGAAGGCGGTCCGCGCGGCGGGCTACGGTCGACCGTACGTGCTCGAGATCTTTTCGAGCGAATCTCTACCGGACTCTATTTGGAAGGCCGACCTGGACGAAGTTATCGAGTCAAACGTGCGCCAGTTCGGCCGAATCTGGGAAGCGAGTCAAGAATGA
- a CDS encoding SDR family oxidoreductase, translated as MDKVAIVTGGDSGIGRAIALRMAREGGKIVIDYFGDEKPATSLVDEIENFGGKAYAVAADISKADEVAELIEAAVQHFRGVDILVNNAGIEHKAPFLETPLDEWSKIIAINLTGAWIGSQAAAKQMVKQKRGGRIINISSVHEELAMPTNAPYCASKGGVKMLMRTIAVELAAYGITVNDVCPGAVDTPMDAKLKGNRKAYDRLLAEIPLRRMAKPEEIAGLCVYLASDEGGYVTGASYVIDGGMTKQSGSL; from the coding sequence GTGGATAAGGTGGCGATCGTCACCGGAGGCGACAGCGGAATCGGGAGAGCGATCGCATTGCGGATGGCGCGCGAAGGCGGCAAGATCGTCATCGACTATTTTGGCGATGAAAAGCCGGCTACGTCACTCGTCGACGAGATCGAGAACTTCGGCGGCAAGGCGTATGCGGTCGCGGCAGATATCAGTAAAGCCGACGAGGTGGCCGAGCTCATCGAGGCGGCGGTGCAACATTTTCGCGGCGTAGACATTCTCGTCAACAATGCGGGGATCGAACACAAGGCGCCATTCTTGGAAACGCCGCTCGATGAGTGGTCTAAGATCATCGCGATCAATCTAACCGGAGCTTGGATCGGTTCGCAAGCCGCGGCAAAACAGATGGTTAAGCAAAAGCGCGGCGGGCGAATTATCAACATCTCTTCGGTGCACGAAGAGCTGGCGATGCCGACAAACGCACCCTACTGCGCTTCTAAGGGTGGCGTCAAAATGCTCATGCGCACCATCGCGGTCGAACTCGCGGCTTATGGTATAACCGTCAACGACGTGTGTCCGGGTGCGGTGGACACCCCGATGGACGCTAAACTCAAGGGCAACCGTAAAGCATACGATCGGCTACTGGCGGAAATTCCCTTGCGCCGGATGGCCAAGCCTGAAGAAATCGCAGGTCTATGTGTCTATCTTGCTAGCGACGAGGGCGGCTACGTTACGGGCGCATCGTACGTTATCGACGGCGGTATGACAAAACAATCCGGTAGTCTGTGA
- a CDS encoding NAD(P)/FAD-dependent oxidoreductase, giving the protein MHRIVIVGGGFAAVAAAREFERRSSPRDVRLTVINRQNYMLFTPMLPEVASGSLDVRDVTQPLRALLRASQFELGEAIRADREARTVSVRHPLTHDCKTVAYDQLVLAVGSSSSTMGVPGVEKFALAFKTIADAVHVRNRVLGALEVAARTHDLVERDRLLRFVIVGGGFTGVEAAGELQGFLRSVLRYFPEIDRGRVEVVLVESGRGLLQHLPEKFGKNAARSLSRRGVRINLGDDVAAADGHGLELKDGRRFESRTIVWSAGVEPAPFVKTLGIETNEHGAVTVNGDFSVPGAQDIWALGDCAAVPRRRGGTYAPLAQNATREGPLVARNVLAALRGKTTRNFRYQELGQMACLGDRQALAELPGGKLLAGLPAWLLWRSYYLGRLPGWSRKARVAMDWSLQMAFPRGVNRLPLIEEDATSFEESHALGG; this is encoded by the coding sequence ATGCATCGCATCGTAATCGTGGGCGGCGGCTTCGCCGCGGTCGCCGCCGCTCGAGAATTCGAACGTCGTTCCAGTCCGCGCGATGTACGATTGACGGTGATCAACCGCCAAAATTACATGCTGTTCACGCCCATGCTGCCCGAGGTTGCGAGCGGTTCGCTCGATGTACGCGACGTTACTCAGCCCTTGCGAGCGCTACTGCGCGCATCGCAATTCGAACTGGGCGAGGCGATCCGAGCCGATCGAGAAGCTCGCACCGTTTCCGTACGCCACCCCTTGACGCACGATTGCAAGACGGTTGCGTACGACCAACTCGTACTCGCGGTCGGTTCGAGCAGTTCGACGATGGGCGTGCCGGGTGTTGAGAAATTCGCGCTGGCGTTTAAGACGATCGCCGACGCCGTCCACGTGCGTAACCGTGTTCTAGGAGCGCTAGAGGTGGCCGCGAGAACGCACGATTTGGTCGAGCGCGACCGCTTGCTGCGATTCGTCATCGTGGGCGGAGGATTTACCGGCGTTGAAGCCGCCGGCGAACTGCAAGGATTCTTGCGGTCGGTGTTACGGTACTTTCCGGAAATCGACCGGGGTCGTGTCGAGGTGGTGTTAGTCGAGAGCGGCCGCGGATTGTTGCAACATCTGCCGGAGAAGTTTGGCAAGAACGCAGCGCGCTCGTTGTCGCGACGAGGCGTACGCATCAATTTGGGCGACGACGTTGCCGCGGCGGACGGCCACGGTTTGGAGCTGAAGGACGGCAGACGCTTCGAGAGCCGCACGATCGTGTGGTCGGCTGGTGTCGAGCCTGCACCGTTCGTGAAAACGCTCGGCATCGAAACCAACGAACACGGAGCGGTTACAGTGAACGGCGACTTTTCGGTGCCTGGCGCGCAGGATATTTGGGCGCTCGGCGATTGCGCCGCCGTTCCGCGCCGCCGCGGTGGTACGTACGCACCGTTGGCGCAAAACGCGACCCGCGAGGGCCCGTTGGTAGCACGAAACGTGCTCGCCGCGCTGCGGGGGAAAACGACTCGAAACTTCAGGTACCAAGAGCTCGGACAAATGGCGTGCCTCGGCGATCGCCAAGCGTTGGCCGAATTGCCCGGCGGGAAACTGCTTGCGGGGCTTCCGGCGTGGCTGCTCTGGCGTTCGTACTATTTGGGCCGCCTGCCGGGTTGGAGTCGCAAAGCACGAGTCGCGATGGATTGGTCCTTGCAGATGGCCTTCCCGCGTGGCGTAAACCGCCTCCCGCTGATTGAAGAAGACGCAACGTCTTTTGAGGAGAGCCATGCGCTTGGTGGATAA
- a CDS encoding enolase C-terminal domain-like protein translates to MTIALARRCEYPIEAVDVRAYTVPTDGHESDGTLEWDATTLVYVQVHSGNVTGIGYTYADVSTAKLVHSLLAGVLVGKNAMETGSRWNDMFHSIRNLGRDGIASMAISALDIALWDFKGKALDLPVCVMLGSAREAVPVYGSGGFTSYTLERLCEQLGEWVSAGIPRVKMKVGRDPHADVRRVSAARRAIGDEAELFVDANGAYSIQQALRQAEQFSQARVTWYEEPVYHQNFDGLSIVRRGVPAGMDVADGEYGYGLYHFERMLRAATVDVLQADATRCAGFSGLLAVDGLCQTMMQPLSTHCAPYVQLHAAAACKQLRHMEYFFDHVRIERMLFDGPAEPVDGSLHPDLSRPGIGLELKRSDAERYAV, encoded by the coding sequence ATGACCATCGCCTTGGCTCGACGTTGCGAGTACCCTATAGAAGCGGTTGACGTACGGGCCTACACGGTGCCGACCGACGGCCACGAATCCGACGGAACGCTGGAATGGGATGCGACCACGTTGGTGTACGTGCAGGTTCATTCCGGCAACGTCACCGGTATCGGTTATACCTATGCGGACGTGTCGACCGCGAAGCTCGTTCACTCGCTCTTAGCCGGCGTGCTCGTTGGAAAAAACGCCATGGAGACTGGGTCGCGCTGGAACGATATGTTCCACTCGATCCGCAACCTCGGGCGCGATGGTATCGCGTCGATGGCTATCTCGGCACTCGACATCGCACTCTGGGATTTCAAAGGGAAGGCGTTGGACTTGCCCGTGTGCGTGATGCTTGGATCTGCACGCGAAGCCGTGCCGGTGTATGGGAGCGGAGGCTTTACCTCATATACGCTTGAGCGTCTATGCGAGCAGTTGGGCGAATGGGTCAGCGCGGGCATTCCGCGCGTGAAGATGAAGGTTGGGCGCGATCCGCACGCTGATGTTCGGCGCGTTTCGGCGGCGCGCCGCGCGATTGGCGACGAGGCGGAGCTGTTCGTGGATGCAAATGGAGCCTACTCGATTCAACAGGCGCTACGCCAAGCGGAGCAATTTTCGCAGGCTCGTGTCACGTGGTACGAAGAGCCCGTGTACCATCAAAATTTCGATGGGCTAAGCATCGTTCGGAGAGGTGTGCCCGCAGGCATGGATGTCGCCGACGGTGAGTATGGGTACGGGCTCTATCACTTCGAGCGCATGTTGCGAGCCGCGACGGTTGACGTACTGCAAGCGGATGCGACGCGCTGCGCCGGCTTCAGCGGGCTTTTAGCCGTGGACGGTCTCTGCCAAACGATGATGCAGCCCCTGTCGACGCACTGCGCTCCATACGTTCAACTGCACGCTGCGGCGGCTTGCAAGCAGCTACGCCATATGGAGTACTTTTTTGACCACGTACGGATCGAGCGAATGCTGTTCGACGGACCGGCCGAACCGGTCGACGGCAGCCTTCACCCGGATCTTAGCCGGCCCGGGATCGGCTTGGAGCTCAAGCGTTCGGACGCCGAGCGATATGCGGTTTGA
- a CDS encoding thiamine pyrophosphate-requiring protein → MATTADFLLQRLVDWGFYRIFGYPGDGINGIMGAFDRIGDKLRFVQVRHEEEAAFMACAHAKFTGETGICLATSGPGAIHLLNGLYDAKMDHMPVVAIVGQAAVSALGGSYQQEVDLQVLMQDVSAYTYTVSSPAAMGHIIDRAVRTAAAYRTVTCVIVPKDIQEEDAVSVQPHKHNMVPSGVGYSAPIVVPQKADLERAADILNAGTKVAMLIGAGAINAAEEVMAVADRLGAGVAKALLGKAALPDDLHYVTGTLGLLGTHPSYEMMNECDTLLMVGTCYPYSEFLPKPGQARGVQIDIDARNIGLRFPTEVNLIGDSARTLSQLLPLLHQNPETEWREKIAHGRRNWERDERRRSRVEGKALNPQLVFWELNDRLPHNAILSSDAGTSTNWFARNIHIRRGMKASLSGGLATMGGAVPYAIAAKFAFPDRIAVAMTGDGAMQMNGNASMLTVKKYWKEWGDPRLIFLVLNNSDLNQVTWEMRVESGNPKYEASQNLPHFNYAHYAESLGLCGIRVEKPEEVGPAWNRALAADRPVIFDAVVDRDISQLPPHITLEQAHNLFSAMVQGDPDRDGVVRDTISTVLATVLPNRSES, encoded by the coding sequence ATGGCAACAACTGCCGATTTTTTATTGCAACGATTGGTCGACTGGGGTTTCTATCGAATTTTCGGTTATCCGGGAGACGGCATCAACGGGATTATGGGTGCGTTCGATCGGATCGGGGACAAACTCCGATTCGTCCAAGTGCGGCACGAAGAAGAAGCTGCTTTCATGGCGTGCGCGCACGCAAAATTTACCGGCGAAACGGGCATCTGCTTGGCGACGTCGGGGCCGGGCGCCATTCATTTGCTCAACGGTTTATACGATGCCAAAATGGATCACATGCCGGTCGTCGCAATCGTCGGACAGGCTGCCGTTAGCGCACTCGGCGGCTCGTATCAGCAAGAGGTCGATCTGCAAGTGCTGATGCAAGATGTCAGCGCCTATACGTATACGGTTTCGAGCCCGGCCGCCATGGGCCACATCATCGATCGGGCGGTGCGCACCGCGGCAGCGTATCGAACGGTTACGTGCGTGATCGTTCCTAAGGATATCCAAGAAGAAGACGCGGTTTCGGTTCAGCCGCACAAGCACAATATGGTCCCGAGCGGAGTTGGATATTCGGCTCCGATCGTCGTACCGCAAAAGGCAGATCTCGAACGCGCTGCCGATATTCTAAATGCCGGCACGAAAGTCGCGATGCTGATCGGTGCGGGCGCGATAAACGCTGCCGAAGAGGTGATGGCCGTTGCCGACCGCTTGGGTGCCGGGGTCGCGAAAGCGCTACTGGGCAAGGCCGCGTTGCCGGACGATCTGCACTACGTGACCGGGACGTTGGGTTTGCTCGGAACGCACCCCAGCTACGAGATGATGAACGAATGCGACACCCTACTGATGGTTGGCACGTGCTACCCCTATTCAGAATTTCTTCCCAAACCCGGCCAGGCGCGAGGGGTGCAGATCGATATCGACGCGCGGAACATCGGGCTACGGTTCCCGACCGAAGTCAATCTCATCGGGGACAGCGCTCGGACGTTGTCCCAGTTGTTGCCGCTGCTGCACCAGAATCCTGAAACGGAATGGCGTGAAAAGATCGCCCATGGCAGACGGAACTGGGAACGCGACGAACGCAGGCGGTCGCGCGTTGAGGGCAAAGCGCTCAATCCGCAGTTGGTGTTTTGGGAACTGAACGACCGTCTTCCGCATAACGCGATTTTAAGCAGCGATGCCGGCACGTCCACCAATTGGTTCGCACGCAACATTCACATTCGTCGCGGTATGAAAGCATCGTTGTCGGGAGGATTGGCAACAATGGGCGGTGCGGTTCCGTACGCGATCGCGGCGAAATTCGCATTTCCCGATCGAATTGCCGTGGCGATGACCGGAGACGGAGCAATGCAGATGAACGGCAATGCGTCGATGCTGACCGTCAAGAAATATTGGAAGGAGTGGGGCGATCCGAGGCTCATTTTCCTGGTGCTCAACAACTCGGATCTCAACCAGGTGACCTGGGAGATGCGCGTCGAGTCTGGTAACCCGAAGTACGAAGCTTCTCAAAATCTTCCGCACTTCAACTACGCGCACTACGCCGAGTCGCTCGGACTCTGTGGCATTCGAGTTGAGAAGCCCGAGGAAGTCGGGCCGGCTTGGAATCGTGCCTTAGCCGCCGATCGGCCGGTAATCTTCGATGCGGTCGTCGACCGAGACATTTCGCAGCTGCCGCCGCACATCACCCTCGAACAGGCGCACAATCTGTTTTCGGCAATGGTGCAAGGCGATCCGGATCGGGACGGCGTGGTCCGCGATACCATCAGCACCGTGCTTGCGACCGTGCTTCCGAACCGGAGCGAGAGCTAG
- a CDS encoding GMC family oxidoreductase — protein sequence MRRFAQGEEVDYVIVGVGAGGGVLLQRLARAGFRVIGFDAGPFWDTERDWVSDEKGSHKLYWTEKRVTGGENPLALGANNCGQGIGGGTVHWASFTPRLHPSDFHTYSLDGVGVDWPISYADIKPYYELMELELPVSGPAYYPWGDPHGYAYGPHPMGGVGDALIRGCTQLGIGVSAGGPVAILEGSRGDRPHCIYRGFCIQGCKVGAKASTLITHVPDALANGAELRPNCMVARIDIGRNRRAIGVTYIDAEGRERFQKAKAVVVAGYSIETPRLLLNSACTGFEAGLANSSGTVGRYLMAQAGNVVMGRFEQPVRMYKAPPANALTEEFYETDPQRDFARGFAIQTVGPLPIAFAKQMAVAKGAWGWGLRRVMMDYNHWAAFGLLGEILPHADNRVQLADERDRHSLPVAKVTFNLHDNDKKLVAFGKKKTEEVMWAAGAQEVVQETRYAHLVGAARMGSDPATSVVDRFGRTHDVANLFVCDGSIMPTQGSANPGLTIMALSARIADYIIREGNDIFASDVRNMEAPVFHRDLSPPDTWGHGMPRV from the coding sequence ATGCGACGCTTCGCGCAAGGCGAGGAAGTCGACTACGTCATCGTGGGTGTCGGCGCGGGAGGCGGTGTCTTATTGCAGCGCTTGGCGCGTGCTGGGTTTCGCGTAATCGGCTTCGACGCGGGACCGTTTTGGGACACGGAACGCGACTGGGTCAGTGACGAGAAGGGCTCACACAAACTCTACTGGACTGAAAAGCGCGTAACCGGCGGCGAGAATCCGCTTGCGCTAGGCGCGAACAACTGCGGACAAGGCATCGGAGGCGGAACCGTGCACTGGGCCTCGTTCACGCCCCGACTTCATCCCTCCGATTTCCACACGTACTCCCTCGATGGAGTCGGCGTCGATTGGCCGATCTCGTATGCGGACATCAAGCCGTATTACGAGTTGATGGAGCTGGAACTTCCGGTATCGGGGCCGGCGTACTATCCCTGGGGCGATCCTCACGGATATGCCTATGGTCCACATCCGATGGGAGGCGTGGGCGACGCGCTCATTCGTGGGTGCACGCAGTTGGGCATCGGCGTCTCCGCCGGCGGTCCGGTCGCGATTCTCGAGGGATCGCGCGGCGATCGGCCGCATTGCATCTACCGCGGCTTTTGTATACAAGGTTGTAAAGTCGGAGCTAAAGCGAGCACGCTGATCACGCACGTCCCGGACGCGCTCGCTAACGGAGCCGAACTTCGTCCGAACTGTATGGTCGCACGCATCGATATCGGTCGCAACCGGCGTGCGATCGGCGTGACGTATATCGATGCGGAAGGGCGCGAACGGTTTCAGAAAGCCAAAGCCGTCGTCGTTGCAGGTTACTCGATCGAAACACCACGGCTCCTGCTCAACTCGGCGTGTACCGGATTCGAAGCCGGCCTTGCAAATTCGAGCGGCACGGTAGGTCGCTACTTGATGGCGCAAGCGGGGAACGTGGTCATGGGGCGTTTCGAGCAGCCGGTTCGCATGTATAAGGCTCCGCCGGCGAACGCGCTGACCGAGGAATTCTACGAAACCGATCCGCAGCGCGATTTCGCGCGCGGTTTCGCGATCCAGACCGTCGGGCCGCTGCCGATTGCCTTCGCTAAACAGATGGCGGTCGCCAAAGGCGCTTGGGGGTGGGGATTGCGCCGCGTCATGATGGACTACAACCATTGGGCCGCATTCGGACTGCTCGGCGAGATTCTTCCGCACGCCGACAACCGCGTGCAACTGGCCGATGAACGGGATCGCCACAGCCTGCCCGTCGCGAAAGTCACGTTCAACTTACACGATAACGACAAGAAGCTCGTCGCATTCGGCAAGAAGAAAACCGAGGAAGTCATGTGGGCGGCCGGAGCCCAAGAAGTGGTACAGGAGACGCGCTACGCGCACCTCGTCGGTGCGGCACGAATGGGTTCCGATCCAGCGACGTCGGTGGTCGATCGATTCGGTCGAACGCACGACGTTGCGAACCTCTTCGTTTGCGACGGCAGCATCATGCCGACCCAAGGCTCGGCCAATCCCGGTTTGACGATCATGGCCCTGTCGGCGCGCATCGCTGATTACATTATTCGCGAAGGTAACGATATTTTCGCAAGCGATGTGCGCAACATGGAAGCGCCGGTTTTCCATCGCGATCTCTCGCCGCCCGATACCTGGGGGCATGGAATGCCCCGCGTGTAG
- a CDS encoding gluconate 2-dehydrogenase subunit 3 family protein has translation MKKTSSEADRRPTDPDSGAPIGPLPQPGYYPKFQTLSQQKFWDATTREVVLDRVENVPDIRFFDARQAKLLEAICNCILPQDDRDQAHRIAIVPQIDRRLYEDSHDGYRFEQMPPDREAYTLGLEAIEQISHALHERGFVEIGTVEQEAILRSLHQGKPSGAHEIWNRMPVHRFWMLLVQDCAEAYYAHPWAWDEIGFGGPAYPRAYIRLERGEPEPWETAEERYAWRSPASSISGEYEPVAGTWEHADSPGQGGTH, from the coding sequence TTGAAGAAAACCTCTAGCGAAGCGGATCGCCGTCCTACTGATCCGGACAGCGGAGCGCCGATCGGACCCTTACCGCAACCCGGATACTATCCGAAATTCCAAACCCTCTCGCAGCAAAAGTTTTGGGATGCCACGACGCGTGAGGTCGTGCTCGATCGCGTCGAAAACGTCCCGGATATCCGATTCTTCGACGCGCGACAGGCGAAGCTGCTCGAAGCCATTTGCAATTGTATTCTCCCGCAGGACGATCGCGATCAGGCGCATCGGATAGCGATCGTTCCGCAGATCGATCGACGCCTCTACGAGGATTCGCACGACGGCTATCGTTTCGAACAAATGCCGCCCGACCGCGAAGCTTACACCCTTGGGTTGGAGGCCATCGAGCAGATTTCGCACGCGCTGCACGAACGCGGGTTCGTGGAAATCGGTACGGTCGAGCAAGAAGCGATACTCCGCTCGCTGCATCAGGGCAAACCCTCCGGGGCGCACGAGATTTGGAATCGGATGCCGGTTCACCGCTTCTGGATGCTGCTCGTGCAAGACTGCGCGGAGGCGTACTACGCGCATCCGTGGGCGTGGGACGAGATCGGTTTCGGCGGACCCGCCTATCCGCGCGCGTATATACGCTTGGAACGTGGCGAGCCCGAACCCTGGGAAACGGCGGAAGAGCGCTACGCATGGCGTTCTCCCGCTTCGTCGATTTCGGGAGAGTACGAGCCGGTCGCCGGTACGTGGGAACACGCCGATTCGCCTGGGCAAGGTGGCACCCATTGA